Genomic segment of Chrysiogenes arsenatis DSM 11915:
TCACTCGCGCGTTCTGTTGTCAGTGCAAAATAGGCATTACGTCGCATGACAATAGCATTGCGGTTATAATTATCCGCCTGTACTGCTTGATCAAGCAATTCATGCGCACGCGCATAATTCCCCTGATCGTACTCCAGCATCCCTTCGCGAGCCAACACATACGAGGTGCTGGTCGCAAAGTAATGCCACGTTCCATAAATAAGGACTACCCCAAGCAGTATCATAACAATGATTCGCTTCATAAGTTCAACTCCATGCTACGCGATAATACCAATATTATTGAAAATATCCTATATTTTTTTAGAATCACGCGCAGGATTATTGCAACACATTGACACTATCTCCATGAACTACCGAAACCGTCTCAAAGAATATTACGAATACGTTGTTAGAATTTTTCCTCTTTTCGCGCCGCACAAGACTTTACTGATATCCACACATGATAATCTCAGTCTTAGAGATGTGAATCATTACTTGTTCATTACAGCGCTCAAATGAACAGAGAATTCACCGAAAGAAGATACTGGAGGGGGTAATGTCCGCTTCGCTCAAAATTCTTAAATCCCTTGATGTCCTCTATGCTGACGATGACACCGTTCTTTTAGAAGCACTTTCGTCCGTGCTCACTGGACACTTCCGCAGCGTGATAACCGCCACAAACGGACAGGAAACGCTTGAAAAATACCAAAAAAGAAAACCTGACGTCGTTATGCTTGATATTCGTATGCCCAAGAAAGACGGCCTCAGCGTCGCACAAGAAATTCGCGAACACAGTTCAGACACACCCATCATCATACTTTCAAGTTTTTGCGAACGCGAGGATCTACTGAAGTCGGTCAAGTTAAATCTCATTGATTTCCTGATAAAGCCCGTCGAATTAACCACGCTCCGTTCAACACTAGAGCTTTGCGCTACGCGCATCAGCAATAACGCTCATACCGGCCTTCGGCTGACCGATACCGTGCTCTACTTTCCCCAAGGAGCCACACTTGACACTCCCGAAGGGCACATTTCGCTGACACGCAACGAAAAAGTGTTTCTCGACTTACTCCTCCAGAGTCGCGGCAAGCTGGTAAGCATCGACACGATAGAAGAAGTGGTCTTTGACGACAATATGAGCTTGCCAGCCCTGCGTAATCTTGTGCTTCGATTACGCAAGAAAATCGGCAAGCAAACCATCATCAGCTTCAAAGAAATGGGATATCTGATCCGCTAACCTAGTCACTCCTTCAAACAGCGCAGTCGATATAGTGATCACTGCCTGCCCGTGGTTCGACATCCAGGAAGTTACAAAGCATTCTTTCTCCAAATTGAGTCAAAATACTCTCCGGATGAAACTGCATGCCATAGAGAGGTTTGGCGCAATGTTCAATTCCCATAATCGTTCCATCGGCGGTTGTTGACGTGACTTTCAGTTCAGCGGGAAGCGGTGGAATGCCAACGAGCGAATGGTAACGCCCAACACGAATCCCTTGCGGCACGGTGCGATAAATTGTACTGCCATCGTGGGTAATCGCACTACTTTTTCCGTGAAACACCGTGCCAGTTGGAGCGACCGTACCACCTAGCGCAGCGACTATCGTTTGATGCCCCAAACAAACGCCCAAAATTGGCGCATCATACTCACGGATAATGCGGGCGCTTATGCCATCAGGATCGGGGCTTGAAGGGCCTGGCGAGATAATCACTTTATCCGGATGCAGACGGAGAACATCGTCGTAGCTGATTTCATCAGGCCGCCACACAGTAATCTCGTCATAGTTCGCCAGAATCTGCACAATGTTGTACGTAAACGAATCGTAATTATCGATCATAAGTAACATGAATATCCTCCATCTCCACAGCGGCTTCAATCGCTTTTAATAAGGCTGCCGCCTTATTGTGACACTCCTCATATTCCTTATCAGGTTCACTTTCAGCAACAATACCCGCCCCCGCTTGCACAATCACACGCTGATCGTCAGTATGAATCATCGTACGGATTGCGATGGCGGTGTCCATATTACCGTTATAGTCAAAATATCCCACCACGCCACTGTACACATTACGGGCGATCGATTCATGTTCAGCAATAATTTCCATCGCACGGATTTTGGGCGCACCGGAGACCGTACCTGCGGGGAAAGTATCGCCCAACATCGAAAGCAGCCCTTTTCCCTGCTTCGCGTCAACCGTGCCAACAACATTGGAAACCATATGCATGACATGTGAATAGTGCTCAACGATCATGAGTTCTGTCACTTTTACACTGCCGGTTTGACAAAAACGCCCAAGATCATTGCGTGCCAGATCAACCAGCATGACATGTTCGGAAATTTCCTTTGGGTCACCTTTCAAATCCTTTTCCAGCAGTTGATTTTGCTCTGGTGTGGGCGCAATGCGTCGCGTTCCCGCAATGGGACGAAGATACGCCGTATCATCTTTGACTTTCAGGTGCATTTCTGGCGAAGCGCCAACTAAACGGTATGAGCCAAAGTCGAGGTAGAACGTGTACGGCGACGGATTAATACGACGAAGTGCTCGGTACAGCGTAAACGGATCGACATCACCATGCGCAATAATCCGTTGCGAAAGCACCGCCTGAATAATTTCTCCGGCAAAAATCTCTTTTTGTATCGCTTCAACACTCGCCTCGTATTGATCGCGAGGAAACTGCTGTTCGATACGCAGTGGTGTGCGACGTGGAACACAGTATTCAACACGCGCCGTACGCAGCTTATGCCCAATTGCGGTAAGCTGCGCAAATGCCGCATCATATTCCGATTCGTCTTGAAGTGTAAAAAGGAAGCGGAGCATACCATCCCAATTATCGATTACCAGCAGCTTGTGAAATTCGAACAGGTGAATCTCAGGTAAGCCTAATTGGTCATCGCGATGCCGCGGAAGTTTTTCGAAAAAACGGGCGGCATCGTAGCTAATGTGCCCCACATAGCCACCAGAAAAATCGGGGAGTTGTGGATCTTTCCCATATCCGCGATTTTGAAAAATCGAATCGAGATAATCGAGGGGCTTTTGCGTTCGCGCCACACCATCAACATACAACGTCCCTTGACGAACCTGAATCTCACTGTTCGCTTCTATTCCCATAAATGTGTAGCGGCTCCACTTGCCGCGCTTTTCAACGGATTCAAACAAAAACGGGCTTTCTAAAATTTTGGCAAGCAAAACCGGGGTAAACAGATCGCAATCCCACACGCCCTGAACAAGATAACGGTTATGGGTTTTGGCGTACTCTACAAAAGCTGATCGAGTCGTTATTTGCATACAGAAACTCCCCAGAAAATAAAAAAGGCCGTGGAATACATTCCACGACCGGTAGTTCGGTTAACGATCGTGGCAGCCAACATGCTGCCACGCACAAAAATGGCGACAGCGTTTATCGCCACCAACGCCATGAACAAGAGAATAGAGTTACTGCAACACGATATTTCATCGGTGTTTTCTCCTGAAAATTATCGAGTGTAAATAATACGCCAAGCTTGCTTCTGTCAAGAGTAAAACCGTACATCGTTGCATTCATCACAACGTCCCGGCAAGAAAAGTCATTGAAATCACACACACTTCCATGTCATATTCCCCCGTTTTTCATTTTCACGTATAAAGGATTCCCATGCAACGCAACGACACTATTCGCAATATCGCCATTATTGCCCACGTTGACCACGGCAAAACTACCCTTGTTGACCAGATGTTCCGCCAAAGCGGCCTTTTCCGCGCGAATCAAGAAGTTGATGAGCGGATTATGGATAATATGGACATTGAAAAAGAGCGCGGCATTACCATCGCGGCAAAGAACTGTTCGGTCAACTGGAAGGGAACCAAGATCAATATTCTCGACACACCGGGTCACGCTGACTTTGGTGGCGAAGTTGAGCGGGCACTTATGATGGTGGATGGCGCTATCTTGCTGGTGGATTCGTCTGAAGGGCCATTGCCACAAACGCGCTTTGTACTGCGCAAAGCACTCCAAGCGAAACTTTCGGTTATTGTTGTTATCAACAAAATAGATCGCCCTGATTCGCGTATTGCCGAAGTCTTAAACGAAATCTACGACCTGTTCATTGATCTCGAAGCAACAGATGAACAAATTGACTTTCCAGTGCTCTATGCGATTGCGCGCGACGGTATTGCTCGCCATCAACCAGATGACGCCAGCGAAACGCTCGAACCACTGCTAGATACTGTCATCGAAAAAATTCCCGGCCCGCGTCACAAAACAGAAGAGCCTTTCCAAATGCTGGTTGCCGATCTCGACTATTCCGAATATGTAGGCCGCCTTGCTATTGGTCGAATCGCCCACGGCACTATTCGTAAAAACGAAAGCCTCATCTGTATTGGCGAAGACGGCAAACATATCGCGTTGCGCGCAACGAAACTGCAAGTGTACGAAGGGGTTGGGATGGTTGATGTCGAAGAAGTCGCGCCCGGCGACATCCTCATCCTTGCCGGGATCGAAGATGTACATATTGGCGATACCATTTGTACTCGTGAAAATCCCCGTACGCTGAAGCGAATTACGGTTGACGAACCAACCGTTGCTATGCGCTTTGCGCCTAACAGCTCGCCGTTTGCCGGCCAAGAAGGGAAATTCGTTCAGTCCACCAAGATTCGTGAGCGCCTGATGCGTGAAACCTTACAATCGGTAGCCATCCAAATCGAAGAAACCGAAGTGGGCGACGCATTTATCGTCAAGGGGCGCGGGGAATTACAAATGGCAATCCTGATCGAAACCATGCGCCGTGAAGGGTACGAACTTTCGGTTGGTCGCCCTGAAGTCATTATGAAAAAGGATGAGAGCGGGAAGGTGCTAGAGCCGATTGAAGATCTCTACGTCGATTGCGACGAAGCCTTTATGGGGATTGTTACCGAAAAGCTTTCGATGCGCAAAGGGCGTATGGTAAATATGGTGAACAATGGTTCTGGGCGAATCAGAATCCAATACCATATCCCTTCACGCGGCTTGATTGGCTACCGCAGCGAGTTTATGACGGACACACGTGGTACGGGCATTATGAACTCACTTCTGCACGGATACGAGCCGCACCGCGGCGAATTCCCAACGCGCCTGACGGGATCACTCGTCAGCGATCGCAACGGCGTTACCAACTCATACGCGCTCTTCAACCTTGAGCCACGCGGCATACTCTTTACCTACCCAAGCACCAAAGTGTACGAAGGGATGATTATCGGTGAGCACAACCGCGACAGCGACTTGAACGTGAACTGTTGTAAAGAAAAGAAACTCACCAACGTCCGTTCGTCGAGTAAAGATGATGCACTCACACTCACGCCAATCCAACCGATGACCCTGGAACGGGCTATTGAGTTCATCCGTGACGATGAAATGATTGAAGTCACGCCGAAGAGCATTCGACTTCGCAAAACGATTCTTTCCGCACAAGAGCGGCAATCAATGCACAGCCGAATGAAACGCGCTGACGCCTAACCATCACAACACCGCAAAACCCCTCAAACATCCCATGCGATTGAGGGGTTTTGTTTTTCCGGCGCGTCATGCGCATGATCGCACTTGCCTTAAAACAGGGTTTTACCCTATAACCACTCATTATACTACCGACAAGGAGTTTGCCGTGACATCACCATTCGAGTTCGATGCCAACGCCATATTTGACTCCCTTTGTCTGGATCACACCGTTATCATGTTACTCATTGACCCAGCGCAGTATGGTAAGATCATTGACGCCAACTCCGCCGCCTGTCAGTTTTATGGCTATAGCCGCGAGCAACTTTTACAATTCCATATTTCTGACATCAACACGGCAACACCGCAGGAAATACAGCAGGCGATGAACCGCATGAGAATAAAACAGGAAAATGTCTTTCTGTTTAAGCATCGCCTTGCCAGCGGAGAAATTCGTCGCGTAGAAGTACACTCGGCTCCCGTTATCTGCCGCAATCAACGGGTATTATTTTCGATTATCCATGATCGCGAAGCCGCATGTCGTGAACAAGAAGCACAACAAAGCCTGTTAGAACGCTTGCAACAAGAAGTCGCCGTATCGCGTCAGAAGCATTTGATTCACAGCCGACTGGTTTCAACGCAGGTACATCAGCTCGTATGGGAATCGCTCTTGCGCAATCTGAACAACCACTTGGAAACACCACTGCGCACGTTAGAGCTTCTACTTGATCATATGCAAGTCGCCCAAACGCCTTCCACGTGCGAAGAGATAGAGGGTGACGATCCCGAATACCGTTCCGACCAGATGCTCCCGAAAAGTCTGCTCATGCTCCAGGGAATATCGCACACCATCGAGACGTTCCAATATTTCTTTTCTCTGTCGCGTCTGCGCGATGAGTCCTTCTATTTAGTGATTGCGGTTCAAGGAGCCGTGCAGGTTTCCTGCATCCCTTTCCAGAACCCACCAATACAGTTACAGATCACCGGCGATCATACACTCGTTCATTCCGGCTCACGTTTTGCGCTCGGCTGCGCCGTGTTGTTCCTCATCAATAATGCCGCCGAAGTGTTCCAAGAGCGTGCCGAACATGTGAAAAAACCCATACTTTCCATTTCAATCGGCTTTCAGGATGACTATAAAGCCATCGCTATTACAGACAATGCCGGCGGAATTGATCGAGCCGTGCGCGACACGCTGTTTGACCCTTCCGTGACAACACATCAAGCACGCAATGCTCTGGGGATGGGGTTGTACACCGCACGTTTAATGATCGAACGTGAGTTCGGGGGCTGGCTCACTGTCACCACAGACTCCCAAGGCTCAACCTTCACTATTCTCCTGCCGAATACGGGCGATAGCGCGGTAACCGAATGAGTTACATTCAACTCACCATCAGTGATGATGAGCTGCAAGCCTTCCTAGAAGTAACGCCAGCGATCTATCACTCATTAAACCCAGAATCCTTTGTCGAAGAAGCAAGAAATATCCTGATCGACAATGGGATTAAAGAGCGATTTATCTGGGTTGATGTCCTCCAGAATATTCAGGATATCCTGGTCAGTCATCGCATTACAGCACCCTACCGTGATCTGGTTGCCGCAGGCATTCCTCCGCAAAACGGCGAAGACTCGCAACTTACTTTTTATGTTGCCATGAACCCAGCGGTAGGCAAGGCAAATACTGAAAGCGACAAAGTGGATTACAAAGAGCGCAACTATGTGCAAGTGGTTACGAAAGGGACACTACTTGCCGATCTTCGCAAACCGACCGAAGGGGTCGATGGAAAAACCTTACGCGACCAGCCTATTCCCGCTATTCCCGGTGAATTGCGCCATGTCGTGAAGTTTGCTGCAGACCAGATTCAACTCTCCGCGCAGGATGAATCGTTTCAGTATACCGCGTTAAAAAAAGGGTGGCTAAAGTTTGAAGGTGGCGTCCTGTCCATCGAACGGTCACTCGTCGTTCCAAGCCATATCGACATTACCACGGGGAACATTCGCAGCACGGGAGATGTCACGATTCAGGGCGATATTCGCGACGGATTTGAAATTGAAACTGATGGCGACGTCGTTATTCAGGGCAATGTTGAGCGTAACGCCCGTATTACGGGGCGCGATATTTCCGTTGGAGGCGTCTGTCACGGCATTGTACGCGCAGCTAATAATTTTTCATCAAAAGTGCTGGAATACACGTATGTCACGGCGGGAAACCTTGTGGCGGTAGATACGGTATATCAATGCCGCATCTACGCCTCGTCAATTGTTGCCGATAACGTTAAAGCCTCACTATTACAGGCTTCAAACCTGATTCAGGTGGAAAGCGTTCACCGTACCGAGCAAAATCCGACCACGCTGATTATCCTGCCACATATCTATCTGCACCGCACACTCAATGCCTTTTATGCCGAAATGTCGTATCAATTCTTTCAGCGCGTCGTCCTTGAACGTGAAGCAGGCATAAAACCCAATGCGGAACAAACGGCAGCCATAGAGACGATAAATTCCGAATTGCATGCGATGGTGCAACGCGTGAGTTCTATCACGCAACAAAACAACGGCAAGGTCAAAGCCAAGTTTCTTGGCAAAGGGACAGTGGTAACGATGTACGGTCACCAGCGTAAAATGGTTTCTGACTATGCCAATATCGACTTGCAATTTAACCCCGAAACGCGACGCATTATCGGAGGGAATATATGAAGCTGATCAGCGTTGACGGCTTACGTCCCGGCATGAAACTCGCGCGGGATATTATGCTTGGGAAAAGCATACTCATTTCGCGCACCATGCCAATCACCGATAGCGTCATTGAACTCTTGCACGGCTCCGGTTTTCAGGGGCGGATTGTAGTTGAAGAGAATGGCCCTCCGCCAGCGATACGCTTCCGCGATGGAGCACACCGCATACCAATTCTGGAAAAAGCACACGGCATCGTTGAGCTGACAGGTGATGTTATCGTAGAAACCTTTGTCGAAGAAGGGGCTCGCCTCTGGTGCGCTGGTGACCTGACGATTCGCGAAGACATCCTCCCTTTTGCCCACATTTTATGTACCGGAAAAATGATTGTTCAAGGGAGCGTTACGGGGGCAACGGCGGTTGCAGGCGTCAGCTTGGAAGTCGGCTCTGCAGGGAATCGTTACGGCATCCCCACACTCCTTGGAACGATAGATATCCAACAAAGCTTTGCCCAATTGCGCCAACACCAAGGACATCAGGAGCTTCAAACTATCAACGAAAAAATTACTGCCATCTCACCCGTCCTCGCCAGCTACTCGCAACGGACACGGCAAGGGGATAAACTGACTGCCGATGAAGTAAAGCAGGTCAAGAAACTCATTACCGTCTATTCTCATTTACAACAACTGCGTCAGCGGCTAATAGATCAGGCCAATACCGCCTTCCCTATTGCCACGAATACGATTACCGTTCTGGAGAGTGTCTTCCCGGAAGTGTGCTTGCGCATAAACGAAACATTTTTTACAACCGAAAATAAATATCCAAGCCTGTCGCTGACTTTGCGCGATGGAAAAATCGTTTGCTCACGAAACCAACTCAAAGAAAAACAACAGGCATATACGGTTCCTAGCTCAGAAAAAACCGCCGCAGAGTAGGCGGCAGCCGTTCGTTATAGGTTTCCCCATACCAGCGAACGATGAATCCATCCACGATGCCCCTCGGCATGTTCAACCTGAACCCATTCGCCACGCTTTGTAAGCACCTTGTAAGCCACACCGCGCGTTGTTTTGAACAGCACTGGCGAACTGGTACTATTCGATTGCCGGACATTGATGTTGTCACGAATCACAATCACACTCGGCACCGACGCACTGACAACACTGTTGTGAATCCAGCCGCGATCTTTTTCAAAATCCTCGACCTGATACCACTGTCCCTGCTGGCGGACGATTTTCAGCGGATAATACTTGCCGAGCGTCCATAAAACGCTGCTCTGCGTTGATGCCTGAGATCGCAGATTGACCCGATCGCCTGTCACGCTGAGGTACGATCCCAAAACTGGGGAGAGGAAGAGAAGTGCGGCGAAAATCGCCATAAGAAGCTTTGGCATATCTTTTCTCCTTCAAATTTTGATTGGGGGACTTGTACCCTATTTGGGCGGTTGAAACAACCTTTTTAGGCTCATCGCAGGCTGATTTCCATCTTACAGTGTCGCACCACGATACCGAAAATAGGCAGAACACGCCCCTTCTGAACTCACCATACAGCTTCCCAACGGACTGTTTGGCGTACAGCCAACACCAAATGCCGGGCAGTCCGTTGGTTTTGCAAGTCCACGTAAAATAGCCCCACAACAGCATATTTTATGGTCATCAATCGGGGTATCCGGCAGGATATCGTGAAAAATCACCTCGGCATCGCGGTGCGAAAACTCCGCGCGCAGTTTGAGCGCACTCCGTGGAATATCGCCGATTCCCTTCCAGCGAAACGACTCCCGTGGCTCCATACAGCGATCAATCATCGCGCGCGCATGGGTATTTCCTTCCCACGTCAGGCTCCGCTGATAGACATTGTGCACCGTTGCCTGGCCAGCACTTGCTTGGGCAATAACGGCGCGTACCGCCTCCAGAATATCGGCTGGTTCAAATCCGCTGACCGCAACCGGTGTGCGATACGCCATTGCGATTTCCCCATACGCAGCCATACCGCTGATAGCCGTCGCATGCCCCGGAGCCAGAAAAGCATTCACGCGCGACGTTCCATCCTGCATCAGGGCGTGGATCGGTTCCGGAACCGTCACATGGTTGATGTGAAAGAAAAGATTGTTGATGTGTTGTGCTTCCGCCTGTTCGAGCAGGGCGGCACTCATCGGCGTAGTGGTTTCAAAACCAATGGCAAAGTAGACAACCGTTTTGTCCGGATGCTTCCGCGCAATGTCCAGAATATCGAGTGGGGAATAGACGAAACGGATATCGCCACCTGCCGCCCGTACGTGCTGCAAGCTTTGGGTGGAACCGGGGACGCGCAGCATATCGCCCAGCGTCACCAAAATAACATCGGGGCGCGCCCCAAGAATGCACGCGTGATCAACTCGCTCTTTGGGCATAATGCAGACGGGACAACCGGGGCCGTGGACAAAGTTGATGGCCGGCGGCATGAGCTGATCCAGACCATACTTCATGATCGAATGGGTATGCCCACCGCAGATTTCCATAATATGCAGGGGATGCGGTAAGCACTGGGCTTCTTCGCGAATTGCTTGAGCCAGACGGGTGATGACGACGCCATCGCGAAGCGTAGCGGTGAGAGCGGTAATGTCAAGGGTCATGGTGTTACTCCGAAATATTTACCTCAGCAGCAATAAAGGTTTATTACTTTGTTCGATCATGAGAGCGGTAAAGCTGCCAAACAGCGTACTGCGTAGCCGCCCCTTACTGAAGGCACCCATCACCATCATGTCGATATTGTGAGTTTTCTCGTATTCCAGCAGGGTGTGCAAAGCATCGCCTTCCAGTAGTGCCGTGGTCACTTCGATACCATTTTCTGTTAACAGTTTTTCCGCGTGAACAAGGAGCTTGCGCCCCTGTTGTGGATCGCTGGTGACCGTGACAACATGGCAAGGGACGGTTTTGAACAAAGGGCTGTGCGATACTTTTTGCAACGCTTTTTCACTGCATTTGGAACCATCATACGCCAGCATAATCCGTTTTGGCGGGGCGAATTCCCCCATCACCAGCAGCGTTGGCAGAAAGAGCGAACGGATGATCTCTTCGACTTGCGTGCCAACGCGTACTTCAGCGCGCTCACTATCTTCACCGCGCAGACCGATTACGAGCACGCGCATCTGATCCGCTAGATCTGTCAGGTTTTCATACAGATGGCCGTGGCGCTGAAGGGTACTGGCTGTAGCACCAAGAGCGGCGGCGCGCCCTTGGGCGCGCTGCAATGCGGCTTTGCCTTTGGCAATCCGTTGCTTGCTGGTGTTGTGATCTTCGTTACTCAGGTTTTCCAGCAGCTCATCACGTGCGCCAAAACCAATACTGCCGGAGGCATCAGTCGTGGCTTCTTTATGGCGATGCTCGACAGTGTTCAGAAAAGTCAGTGGGCGCTGAATGCGGGCGGCAATCCACGCGCTGTAATCGGCAACGGTATCGCTCAGGGGCGAA
This window contains:
- a CDS encoding response regulator transcription factor — encoded protein: MSASLKILKSLDVLYADDDTVLLEALSSVLTGHFRSVITATNGQETLEKYQKRKPDVVMLDIRMPKKDGLSVAQEIREHSSDTPIIILSSFCEREDLLKSVKLNLIDFLIKPVELTTLRSTLELCATRISNNAHTGLRLTDTVLYFPQGATLDTPEGHISLTRNEKVFLDLLLQSRGKLVSIDTIEEVVFDDNMSLPALRNLVLRLRKKIGKQTIISFKEMGYLIR
- a CDS encoding anthranilate synthase component II; translated protein: MLLMIDNYDSFTYNIVQILANYDEITVWRPDEISYDDVLRLHPDKVIISPGPSSPDPDGISARIIREYDAPILGVCLGHQTIVAALGGTVAPTGTVFHGKSSAITHDGSTIYRTVPQGIRVGRYHSLVGIPPLPAELKVTSTTADGTIMGIEHCAKPLYGMQFHPESILTQFGERMLCNFLDVEPRAGSDHYIDCAV
- a CDS encoding anthranilate synthase component I family protein, with protein sequence MQITTRSAFVEYAKTHNRYLVQGVWDCDLFTPVLLAKILESPFLFESVEKRGKWSRYTFMGIEANSEIQVRQGTLYVDGVARTQKPLDYLDSIFQNRGYGKDPQLPDFSGGYVGHISYDAARFFEKLPRHRDDQLGLPEIHLFEFHKLLVIDNWDGMLRFLFTLQDESEYDAAFAQLTAIGHKLRTARVEYCVPRRTPLRIEQQFPRDQYEASVEAIQKEIFAGEIIQAVLSQRIIAHGDVDPFTLYRALRRINPSPYTFYLDFGSYRLVGASPEMHLKVKDDTAYLRPIAGTRRIAPTPEQNQLLEKDLKGDPKEISEHVMLVDLARNDLGRFCQTGSVKVTELMIVEHYSHVMHMVSNVVGTVDAKQGKGLLSMLGDTFPAGTVSGAPKIRAMEIIAEHESIARNVYSGVVGYFDYNGNMDTAIAIRTMIHTDDQRVIVQAGAGIVAESEPDKEYEECHNKAAALLKAIEAAVEMEDIHVTYDR
- the typA gene encoding translational GTPase TypA; translation: MQRNDTIRNIAIIAHVDHGKTTLVDQMFRQSGLFRANQEVDERIMDNMDIEKERGITIAAKNCSVNWKGTKINILDTPGHADFGGEVERALMMVDGAILLVDSSEGPLPQTRFVLRKALQAKLSVIVVINKIDRPDSRIAEVLNEIYDLFIDLEATDEQIDFPVLYAIARDGIARHQPDDASETLEPLLDTVIEKIPGPRHKTEEPFQMLVADLDYSEYVGRLAIGRIAHGTIRKNESLICIGEDGKHIALRATKLQVYEGVGMVDVEEVAPGDILILAGIEDVHIGDTICTRENPRTLKRITVDEPTVAMRFAPNSSPFAGQEGKFVQSTKIRERLMRETLQSVAIQIEETEVGDAFIVKGRGELQMAILIETMRREGYELSVGRPEVIMKKDESGKVLEPIEDLYVDCDEAFMGIVTEKLSMRKGRMVNMVNNGSGRIRIQYHIPSRGLIGYRSEFMTDTRGTGIMNSLLHGYEPHRGEFPTRLTGSLVSDRNGVTNSYALFNLEPRGILFTYPSTKVYEGMIIGEHNRDSDLNVNCCKEKKLTNVRSSSKDDALTLTPIQPMTLERAIEFIRDDEMIEVTPKSIRLRKTILSAQERQSMHSRMKRADA
- a CDS encoding PAS domain-containing protein, yielding MTSPFEFDANAIFDSLCLDHTVIMLLIDPAQYGKIIDANSAACQFYGYSREQLLQFHISDINTATPQEIQQAMNRMRIKQENVFLFKHRLASGEIRRVEVHSAPVICRNQRVLFSIIHDREAACREQEAQQSLLERLQQEVAVSRQKHLIHSRLVSTQVHQLVWESLLRNLNNHLETPLRTLELLLDHMQVAQTPSTCEEIEGDDPEYRSDQMLPKSLLMLQGISHTIETFQYFFSLSRLRDESFYLVIAVQGAVQVSCIPFQNPPIQLQITGDHTLVHSGSRFALGCAVLFLINNAAEVFQERAEHVKKPILSISIGFQDDYKAIAITDNAGGIDRAVRDTLFDPSVTTHQARNALGMGLYTARLMIEREFGGWLTVTTDSQGSTFTILLPNTGDSAVTE
- a CDS encoding FapA family protein; translation: MSYIQLTISDDELQAFLEVTPAIYHSLNPESFVEEARNILIDNGIKERFIWVDVLQNIQDILVSHRITAPYRDLVAAGIPPQNGEDSQLTFYVAMNPAVGKANTESDKVDYKERNYVQVVTKGTLLADLRKPTEGVDGKTLRDQPIPAIPGELRHVVKFAADQIQLSAQDESFQYTALKKGWLKFEGGVLSIERSLVVPSHIDITTGNIRSTGDVTIQGDIRDGFEIETDGDVVIQGNVERNARITGRDISVGGVCHGIVRAANNFSSKVLEYTYVTAGNLVAVDTVYQCRIYASSIVADNVKASLLQASNLIQVESVHRTEQNPTTLIILPHIYLHRTLNAFYAEMSYQFFQRVVLEREAGIKPNAEQTAAIETINSELHAMVQRVSSITQQNNGKVKAKFLGKGTVVTMYGHQRKMVSDYANIDLQFNPETRRIIGGNI
- a CDS encoding FapA family protein, yielding MKLISVDGLRPGMKLARDIMLGKSILISRTMPITDSVIELLHGSGFQGRIVVEENGPPPAIRFRDGAHRIPILEKAHGIVELTGDVIVETFVEEGARLWCAGDLTIREDILPFAHILCTGKMIVQGSVTGATAVAGVSLEVGSAGNRYGIPTLLGTIDIQQSFAQLRQHQGHQELQTINEKITAISPVLASYSQRTRQGDKLTADEVKQVKKLITVYSHLQQLRQRLIDQANTAFPIATNTITVLESVFPEVCLRINETFFTTENKYPSLSLTLRDGKIVCSRNQLKEKQQAYTVPSSEKTAAE
- a CDS encoding SH3 domain-containing protein, yielding MPKLLMAIFAALLFLSPVLGSYLSVTGDRVNLRSQASTQSSVLWTLGKYYPLKIVRQQGQWYQVEDFEKDRGWIHNSVVSASVPSVIVIRDNINVRQSNSTSSPVLFKTTRGVAYKVLTKRGEWVQVEHAEGHRGWIHRSLVWGNL
- the hypD gene encoding hydrogenase formation protein HypD, yielding MTLDITALTATLRDGVVITRLAQAIREEAQCLPHPLHIMEICGGHTHSIMKYGLDQLMPPAINFVHGPGCPVCIMPKERVDHACILGARPDVILVTLGDMLRVPGSTQSLQHVRAAGGDIRFVYSPLDILDIARKHPDKTVVYFAIGFETTTPMSAALLEQAEAQHINNLFFHINHVTVPEPIHALMQDGTSRVNAFLAPGHATAISGMAAYGEIAMAYRTPVAVSGFEPADILEAVRAVIAQASAGQATVHNVYQRSLTWEGNTHARAMIDRCMEPRESFRWKGIGDIPRSALKLRAEFSHRDAEVIFHDILPDTPIDDHKICCCGAILRGLAKPTDCPAFGVGCTPNSPLGSCMVSSEGACSAYFRYRGATL
- a CDS encoding universal stress protein; the encoded protein is MNDENRMIVGCIDGSPLSDTVADYSAWIAARIQRPLTFLNTVEHRHKEATTDASGSIGFGARDELLENLSNEDHNTSKQRIAKGKAALQRAQGRAAALGATASTLQRHGHLYENLTDLADQMRVLVIGLRGEDSERAEVRVGTQVEEIIRSLFLPTLLVMGEFAPPKRIMLAYDGSKCSEKALQKVSHSPLFKTVPCHVVTVTSDPQQGRKLLVHAEKLLTENGIEVTTALLEGDALHTLLEYEKTHNIDMMVMGAFSKGRLRSTLFGSFTALMIEQSNKPLLLLR